The following is a genomic window from Sulfurihydrogenibium sp..
TAAAAAATTAGCATTAGTGGCTGTAGCACATAAGTTACTAAGGCAGGCATATGGTGTATTAAAGAATAGAAAACCATTTGATGAAAATTTTTGTACTTGACATTTAACATAGAACATTCTGAAGTCGGCGAAGAATCTCATATTTTTCTTTTCAAGTCAAAAAATCAAAAAAGAGATACTTGGACTTAGTCCTCAGGACAACACGAAAAGGTAAGCTTACGAGAATTTTGGAACACTCTTCATTAATCTTTGCAATTTATTATTGTTTTAAAATCCATTTTCTAATAAATTCCAAACGTAATCAGTATATTTTTTTTCCTTAGGATTTTCATAGATAATTAAAGGTGCTTCTACAATTTCTCCGCCTTCTTTTGCGTTCTTTGATGCTTCTACTAAAAAATGAGTAGCTTTTTCATTGATTGATGGATGAATAAATCTATAACGTTTTGGCTGAATATTATATTTTTTTAAAAGCGATACGGTTTCTGAAAATCTTTCTGTAATGTTTATTAGATAAAGCTTTCCTTTATTTTTAATAAGATACCAGCTTCCATGGATAAAATCTTCCAGCTTAGCTAAAGCTTCGCTTCTTGCTATCTTTTCTTGAATATTTTTATAATTACCCTCTTTAAAATACGGTGGATTAATTACTACATAATCAAAATACTGATGAGTATAAATCTTTTTTACATCTTTAACATTTCCAAGTGCTACTTGAACATTAACGTTGTTAGCTTGAAAATTTCTTTTGGCAATATCAAATAAATCTTCCTGAACTTCTAAAGCATAAAGTTTAAGATTTTTATATTTAAGACTAATTAGAATTGGTATGATACCGCTTCCCGTTCCTATGTCTATGATTTTTCCGGATGATTTTATGTTTAAAAAATCAACAAGAAGAAGGCTATCAATATTAAACCTATAGCCTTCCTTTTTTTGAATAATTCTTATCTTTCCTCTAATAAAAGGTGAGATATCTTCATCTTCTTTTATTAGAATTTCTTGATTCACTTTCTTTTGTTTGCTTCTAAAATTTTCTTTCTTATTCTTATAGCATCCGGCGTTACTTCTATAAGCTCATCTTCATTAATCCATTCCATGGCTCTTTCAAAGTCCATCTTTTTAGCAGGGATGATTTTAATGTTTTCATCAGAGCCAGAAGCTCTCATGTTAGTTAATTTCTTTTCTCTTGTTACGTTTACATCAAGGTCATTATCTCTACTGTGTTCTCCTACAATCATGCCTTCGTAAACTTCTGTGCCTGGGTCTATAAAGAAAACTCCTCTATCTTGTAATCCAAAGATTGCGTATGGTGTTGCTACACCTTTTCTATCAGCTATTAATGCTCCGTTTTGTCTTGTTTTAATCTCTCCCTGCCATTCTTCCCAGCCTTCAAAGATTGTATTGATTAATCCTTCACCTCTTGTATCTGTTTTAAACTCTGACCTGTATCCAATCAGTCCTCTTGATGGAACGATAAATTCAAGCCTTACCCTTCCAAATCCATGATTGATCATATTTATCATTTTGCCTTTTCTTGAACCAAGCTTTTGCGTAACTGTTCCTACGTACTCTTCTGGAATATCTATTAAAACCCTTTCTACCGGCTCTAATTTTTTACCATTTTCTTCTTTTACTATAACTTCCGGTTTTGATACTTGAAACTCATAACCTTCCCTTCTCATCATTTCAGCCAATATAGATAGCTGTAATTCTCCTCTACCCATTACTAAGAATGAGTCTGGATTTTCTGTGTCAGATACTCTTATAGCAACATTAGTTAATGTCTCTTTGTACAATCTATCTCTCAAATGTCTTGATGTTAAAAATTTTCCGCTTCTTCCTGCAAATGGAGAATCGTTTACTGAGAATACCATTGATATTGTAGGCTCTTCTACTGTTATTGGAGGAAGTCCTACAGGATTTTCAGCGTCAGCTATAGTTTCTCCGATGGTTATATCTTCAAGTCCTGCTATTGCTACTATATCTCCTGCTTTTGCTTCTTTTGTCTCTACTCTTTTAAGTCCTTCGTAAGTATATAATGC
Proteins encoded in this region:
- a CDS encoding methyltransferase — encoded protein: MNQEILIKEDEDISPFIRGKIRIIQKKEGYRFNIDSLLLVDFLNIKSSGKIIDIGTGSGIIPILISLKYKNLKLYALEVQEDLFDIAKRNFQANNVNVQVALGNVKDVKKIYTHQYFDYVVINPPYFKEGNYKNIQEKIARSEALAKLEDFIHGSWYLIKNKGKLYLINITERFSETVSLLKKYNIQPKRYRFIHPSINEKATHFLVEASKNAKEGGEIVEAPLIIYENPKEKKYTDYVWNLLENGF
- the typA gene encoding translational GTPase TypA — encoded protein: MLLEDKKAPKAVREDIRNIAIIAHVDHGKTTLVDALLKQSGTFRENEEVAERVMDNIDLERERGITIMTKNTAIRYKNYKINIVDTPGHADFGGEVERTLKMVDGVILLVDASEGPLPQTRFVLRKALESNLTPIVVINKIDRPDARIQEVINEVYDLFIDLDATEEQLEFPILYTIARDGIAKENLEDGSKDLKPLFDKIIEYIPAPSYDPDMGLQFLITSLDYDNFVGRLAIGRIFNGSVKVNQQVSVVKKDGTIIKGTVRALYTYEGLKRVETKEAKAGDIVAIAGLEDITIGETIADAENPVGLPPITVEEPTISMVFSVNDSPFAGRSGKFLTSRHLRDRLYKETLTNVAIRVSDTENPDSFLVMGRGELQLSILAEMMRREGYEFQVSKPEVIVKEENGKKLEPVERVLIDIPEEYVGTVTQKLGSRKGKMINMINHGFGRVRLEFIVPSRGLIGYRSEFKTDTRGEGLINTIFEGWEEWQGEIKTRQNGALIADRKGVATPYAIFGLQDRGVFFIDPGTEVYEGMIVGEHSRDNDLDVNVTREKKLTNMRASGSDENIKIIPAKKMDFERAMEWINEDELIEVTPDAIRIRKKILEANKRK